One Acanthochromis polyacanthus isolate Apoly-LR-REF ecotype Palm Island chromosome 6, KAUST_Apoly_ChrSc, whole genome shotgun sequence DNA segment encodes these proteins:
- the tbc1d25 gene encoding TBC1 domain family member 25 has product MAGEEERGVVRVKVKKCDGVLPVEFRSFAVDPQITSLEVLQHILIRAFDLNGKRNFNISYLSRDRSGADVYLSLVSDWDLDVAFVSAAKPHLQLKIDIKPSEESPVMEDWDIISPKDVIGSEQLLTERTRSLASAALPFTQSLLSQVGRTLSRVQQAFSWSYGEEIKPFKPPLSDAEFHSYLNGQGQLTRPEELRLRIYHGGVEPSLRKVVWRYLLNVYPDGLSGQERMDYMKRKTREYDQLKKEWTARVSHEDLEFIRGNVLKDVLRTDRAHPYYAGSEDSPHLTALTDLLTTFAITHPQISYCQGMSDIASPILAVMDNEAHAFICFCGIMKRLEGNFRPDGQLMSIKFQHLKLLLQYSDPEFYSYLVSRGADDLFFCYRWLLLELKREFAFDDALRMLEVTWSSLPPDPPETEVELLGLPLETNEQMSCRDKEDTVENCLRDDNEQKEKQRRRHMLRPSREEPDVIRNAVTEEKDRQNVGPSKESAGGECDTPQLTTEKGDLKGCPFERQTSFGEFKYFTARNEDSFDMEDAKQPQGSVPSEAVPKIPRRQSTIDSDEDPGERTPLIKTCDNGFSLVSSPPFSSGLPNWKAVSPTSSASPSSWPGASPDSLQKSTSTSTTNGCQALPKTVPKAVASSSQVYSGTGISSPGAPTVKTSVPSPSHTNNRLLLSSPILSFAKGPSLSGSRLSSNNLPSPGNKSPGATDDTSSSVKAESTSIKPCSLPPPQEFGKGNPFMLFLCLSILLEHRDHIIKNSLDYNELAMHFDRLVRRHNLSRVLQRAKALFADYLQSEVWDSEEGDEVSSDSPTTATAAQHSPSLTVSPRPIYSPLASPQPSSLNSTYNLTTTIPSLAAQVSLSPTF; this is encoded by the exons AAATGTGATGGGGTGCTACCGGTGGAGTTTCGCTCTTTTGCTGTTGATCCTCAGATAACATCGCTGGAGGTCTTGCAGCACATACTAATCAGAGCCTTTGATTTGAACGG GAAGCGGAATTTCAACATCAGCTACCTGTCTCGAGATCGGAGTGGTGCTGACGTGTATCTGTCGCTGGTGTCTGACTGGGATTTGGACGTTGCGTTTGTCAGTGCAGCCAAACCACATCTGCAGCTCAAGATTGACATAAAGCCTTCTGAAGAGA GCCCTGTTATGGAGGACTGGGATATCATCAGCCCCAAAGACGTGATTGGCTCTGAGCAGCTTCTCACAGAGAGGACTAGGTCTTTGGCATCTGCAGCTCTACCCTTCACCCAGTCTCTACTCTCCCAG GTGGGCCGGACCCTGTCTAGAGTCCAGCAGGCCTTCAGCTGGTCTTATGGGGAGGAGATCAAGCCTTTCAAGCCTCCACTGAGTGACGCTGAGTTCCATAGTTACCTTAATGGACAGGGCCAGTTGACTCGACCCGAGGAACTGCGACTGCGAATCTACCATGGTGGTGTGGAACCTTCGCTACGCAAG GTGGTTTGGCGATACCTCCTGAATGTCTACCCTGATGGACTGAGTGGACAGGAAAGAATGGACTACATGAAGAGGAAGACGAGGGAGTATGACCAGCTGAAGAAAGAGTGGACAGCCCGGGTCAGTCACGAGGACCTTGAATTTATTCGTGGGAATGTTCTGAAAGACGTACTGAGGACGGACCGGGCTCATCCGTACTATGCAGGCTCAGAGGACAGTCCACATTTGACCGCCCTCACTGATCTGCTCACCACATTTGCCATCACGCATCCACAG ATATCGTACTGTCAAGGCATGAGTGATATTGCCTCCCCTATACTTGCGGTAATGGACAACGAGGCTCATGCTTTCATTTGCTTTTGTGGCATTATGAAACGCTTGGAGGGAAACTTTCGGCCAGATGGACAGCTCATGTCTATCAAGTTCCAGCATCTAAAGCTGCTTCTGCAGTACTCGGATCCGGAATTCTACTCCTACCTGGTGTCCCGAGGAGCCGATGACCTCTTCTTTTGTTATCGTTGGCTACTCCTGGAGCTGAAGCGGGAGTTTGCATTTGATGATGCCCTGAGGATGCTGGAGGTGACCTGGAGCTCTCTTCCCCCAGATCCTCCTGAAACTGAAGTGGAGCTTCTGGGACTGCCACTGGAGACCAACGAGCAAATGTCATGCAGAGATAAGGAGGACACCGTTGAGAACTGCCTTAGAGATGataatgaacaaaaagaaaagcagcgtAGACGACATATGCTGAGGCCTTCGagagaagaaccagatgttATAAGAAATGCTGTCACAGAAGAGAAAGACAGGCAGAATGTGGGCCCTTCAAAGGAAAGTGCTGGTGGCGAATGTGATACTCCACAGCTGACCACGGAAAAGGGGGATTTGAAGGGTTGCCCTTTTGAAAGGCAAACTAGTTTTGGAGAGTTTAAATACTTCACAGCCCGAAATGAAGACAGCTTTGATATGGAGGATGCTAAACAGCCACAGGGATCGGTGCCGTCAGAGGCAGTACCAAAAATTCCAAGGCGCCAGTCCACAATCGACAGTGACGAGGACCCAGGAGAAAGAACACCTCTCATTAAAACCTGTGACAATGGTTTCTCTCTGGTGTCTTCTCCTCCCTTCTCTAGTGGCCTTCCAAACTGGAAGGCTGTCTCTCCTACGTCTTCAGCTTCACCCTCCAGCTGGCCAGGTGCTTCTCCGGACTCTCTTCAGAAATCCACATCCACATCTACAACTAATGGATGTCAGGCCTTACCAAAAACTGTCCCCAAAGCAGTGGCTTCTTCTTCCCAAGTGTATAGCGGTACAGGGATCAGCTCACCAGGAGCCCCGACTGTAAAAACATCTGTTCCATCTCCCTCTCACACTAATAATAGATTGCTGCTCTCTTCGCCCATTTTGTCCTTTGCAAAAGGACCCTCACTGTCTGGCAGCAGGTTGTCTTCCAACAATCTTCCTTCACCTGGAAACAAATCCCCCGGCGCCACAGACGACACGTCGAGTTCTGTAAAAGCTGAGAGCACCAGCATCAAACCGTGTTCTTTGCCGCCTCCTCAAGAGTTTGGCAAAGGCAATCCTTTCATGCTGTTTCTGTGCCTGTCTATCCTGCTGGAACACCGAGACCACATCATTAAGAACAGCTTGGATTACAACGAGCTAGCTATGCACTTTGATCGCCTCGTGCGACGCCACAACCTGAGCAGGGTGCTCCAGCGAGCCAAGGCCTTATTTGCAGACTACTTGCAAAGTGAAGTTTGGGACTCTGAAGAGGGGGATGAGGTTAGCTCAGACTCTCCAACGACAGCTACAGCTGCTCAGCACTCCCCTTCTTTAACCGTTTCTCCCCGGCCCATCTACAGCCCGCTAGCATCGCCGCAGCCATCATCTCTGAACTCAACCTATAACCTTACAACCACCATTCCCTCCCTAGCAGCTCAAGTTTCCCTTTCCCCAACTTTCTGA